The genomic stretch ACCGCGCCGAACTCGAGCGCCGCCTCGGCCACGCCAACGACCGCTACCTGCGCCTGTACACCAACCCACCCGACGACATCGCCGCCGACTACGTCGAAGACCTATGACCGCGAGACCTGGACACCCCAACACGACGAAAGCGTGGCAGGAATAGCGACGCTAACTGCGGCACGTCACAGCCAGGACCGTACGAACCGTAGCGGAAGTGATCGACAAACGGAGCCTGACGGCATCAGTGCAGGTCAGCGAAATTCGACCAAAATTTCCCCGGGACTACATGAACCCCGGGAATGATCCTCCCGTCCGCGGCCAGTTGCACTGCGGTGGCCGCCGCCTGCAGCATCGCTTCCTGACGCGACGGGCTCAGCCGCTCGTACGGCCGCCAGAGGTTCAGGCCCGCCCGGAACGGCAAGTCCACGGCGTCCCAGACCTGGTGCAGCATGGCGGCCGAGCCGGGGCCGGCCCGGGAGGCGACCATGCTGA from Nonomuraea polychroma encodes the following:
- a CDS encoding tyrosine-type recombinase/integrase is translated as MPDPDRKLGTLRPHDARHTFAYGLSQASGHNRAELERRLGHANDRYLRLYTNPPDDIAADYVEDL